In one window of Orcinus orca chromosome 17, mOrcOrc1.1, whole genome shotgun sequence DNA:
- the OPLAH gene encoding 5-oxoprolinase isoform X5 — translation MSLLSSYEGLQQEIQRLAQENQELRRLVQLIQENEELKLVLRNRGIGLSFCSSGLLAEVTASPRLPRRRTIKFRDAERVLPGLPAEESLLDSSPTTMGSPEERFHFAIDRGGTFTDVFAQCPGGHVRVLKLLSEDPANYVDAPTEGIRRILEQEGGMLLPRDRPLDTSRIASIRMGTTVATNALLERRGERVALLVTRGFRDLLHVGTQAREDLFDLAVPMPEMLYEEVLEVDERVVLYREEPGAGMPVKGRTGDLLEVQQPVDLGGLRGKLEGLLSRGIRSLAVVLMHSYTWAQHEQQVGALARELGFTHVSLSSEAMPMVRIVPRGHTACADAYLTPTIQRYVQGFRRGFQGQLKDVQVLFMRSDGGLAPMDSFSGSRAVLSGPAGGVVGYSATTYRVEGGHPVIGFDMGGTSTDVSRYAGEFEHVFEASTAGVTLQAPQLDINTVAAGGGSRLFFRSGLFVVGPESAGAHPGPACYRKGGPVTVTDANLVLGRLLPASFPRIFGPGEDQPLSPEASRKALEAVATEVNSFLTNGPCPASPLSLEEVAMGFVRVANEAMCRPIRVLTQARGHDPSAHVLACFGGAGGQHACAIARALGMDTVHIHRHSGLLSALGLALADVVHEAQEPCSLPYAPETFVQLDQRLSRLEEQCVDALRAQGFPRAQISTESFLHLRYQGTDCALMVSAHQHPATAHSPRAGDFGAGFVERYMREFGFIIPERPVVVDDVRVRGTGRSGLRLEYVPKAQSGPPRVDKTTRCYFEGGYQETPVYLLGELGAGHKLQGPCLLIDSNSTILVEPACQAEVTETGDIRISVGAEAPGTVGAQLDPIHLSIFSHRFMGIAEQMGRILQRTAISTNIKERLDFSCALFGPDGGLVSNAPHIPVHLGAMQETVQFQIQHVGADLHPGDVLLSNHPCAGGSHLPDLTVITPVFWPGQTRPVFYVASRGHHADIGGITPGSMPPHSTTLQQEGAIFLSFRLVQAGVFQEEGVTEALRAPGKIPGCSGTRNLHDNLSDLRAQVAANQKGIQLVGELIGQYGLEVVQAYMGHIQVGRGEGASRQLCACPRQVDRGGGHLAHLEGGAAVTEHTLHQANAELAVRDMLRAFGTSRQAQGLPLEVSAEDHMDDGSPIRLRVQIDVSEGSAVFDFSGTGPEVFGNLNAPRAITLSALIYCLRCLVGRDIPLNQGCLAPVHVVIPKGSILDPSPEAAVVGGNVLTSQRVVDVILGAFGACAASQGCMNNVTLGNAHMGYYETVAGGAGAGPGWHGRSGVHSHMTNTRITDPEILESRYPVILRRFELRLGSGGRGRFRGGDGVIRELLFREEALLSVLTERRAFQPYGLMGGEPGTRGLNLLIRKGGRTVNLGGKTSVLVSPGDVFCLHTPGGGGYGDPEDPAPLPASLLQPLAFPERGSVYEYRRAQETV, via the exons ATGTCCCTCCTCAGCAGCTACGAGGGCCTGCAGCAGGAGATCCAGCGGCTGGCACAGGAGAACCAAGAGCTGCGGCGGCTCGTGCAGCTCATCCAGGAGAACGAGGAGCTGAAGCTGGTGCTCAGGAACCGGGGCATCGGCCTGAGCTTCTGCAGCTCCGGGCTCCTGGCCGAGGTGACcgccagcccccgcctgccccggcgcaGAACCATCAAGTTCAGGGATGCTGAAAGAG TGCTCCCAGGACTGCCGGCTGAAGAGTCGCTGCTGGACTCCAGCCCCACCACCATGGGCAGCCCGGAGGAGCGCTTCCACTTTGCCATTGACCGCGGAGGCACCTTCACAGATGTCTTTGCCCAGTGCCCAGGGGGGCACGTGAGGGTCTTAAAGCTGCTCTCAGAAGACCCCGCCAACTATGTGGACGCACCCACCGAGGGCATCCGCCGCATCCTGGAGCAG GAGGGGGGCATGCTGTTGCCGCGGGACCGGCCGCTGGACACCAGTCGCATCGCCAGCATCCGCATGGGCACCACGGTAGCTACCAACGCGCTGCTGGAACGGCGCGGGGAGCGGGTGGCACTGCTGGTGACTCGCGGCTTCCGAGACCTGCTGCATGTAGGCACCCAGGCCCGTGAAGACCTCTTTGACCTG GCCGTGCCCATGCCCGAGATGCTGTACGAGGAGGTGCTGGAAGTGGACGAGCGTGTGGTGCTGTATCGAGAGGAGCCAGGTGCTGGGATGCCCGTGAAAG GCCGCACAGGGGACCTGCTGGAGGTGCAGCAGCCTGTGGACCTGGGGGGCCTGCGAGGGAAGCTGGAGGGGCTCCTGTCTCGAGGCATCCGCAGCCTGGCCGTGGTGCTCATGCACTCATACAC GTGGGCCCAGCACGAGCAGCAGGTGGGCGCCCTGGCCCGCGAGCTGGGCTTCACACACGTGTCACTGTCCTCGGAGGCCATGCCCATGGTGCGCATCGTGCCCCGGGGGCACACTGCCTGCGCCGACGCCTACCTCACACCCACCATCCAGCGCTACGTGCAGGGCTTCCGCCGTGGCTTCCAGGGTCAGCTCAAG GACGTGCAGGTGCTGTTCATGCGCTCCGATGGTGGCCTGGCGCCCATGGACTCCTTCAGTGGCTCCCGCGCTGTGCTCTCGGGCCCTGCTGGGGGCGTGGTTGGGTACTCAGCCACCACCTACCGGGTGGAGGGTGGCCATCCTGTCATCGGCTTTGACATGGGAG GCACGTCTACCGACGTGAGCCGCTATGCTGGCGAATTTGAACACGTCTTCGAGGCCAGCACAGCTGGTGTCACTCTCCAGGCCCCCCAGCTGGACATCAACACCGTGGCAGCTGGTGGGGGCTCCCGCCTCTTCTTCAG GTCAGGCCTCTTCGTGGTGGGGCCAGAGTCTGCAGGAGCCCACCCTGGCCCCGCCTGCTACCGCAAAG GAGGCCCTGTGACCGTGACGGATGCTAATCTGGTCCTGGGTCGCCTGCTGCCTGCCTCCTTCCCCCGCATTTTTGGGCCGGGAGAGGACCAGCCACTGTCCCCGGAGGCGTCCCGAAAGGCCCTGGAGGCTGTAGCCACTGAGGTCAACAGCTTCCTGACCAACGGGCCTTGTCCGGCCTCCCCACTgagcctggaggaggtggccaTGGGGTTTGTGCGTGTGGCCAACGAGGCCATGTGCCGGCCCATCCGTGTGCTCACGCAG GCGCGAGGCCACGACCCCTCGGCCCACGTGCTGGCTTGCTTTGGGGGAGCTGGTGGGCAGCATGCTTGCGCCATCGCCCGGGCCCTGGGCATGGACACCGTGCACATTCATAG GCATAGTGGGCTGCTGTCAGCACTGGGGCTGGCCCTGGCAGACGTGGTACACGAGGCACAGgagccctgctccctgccctaCGCGCCCGAGACCTTTGTGCAGCTGGACCAGAGGCTGAGCCGCCTGGAGGAGCAGTGCGTGGATGCCTTGCGGGCCCAGGGCTTCCCCAG GGCTCAGATCAGCACCGAGAGCTTCCTGCACCTGCGCTACCAGGGCACGGACTGCGCCCTGATGGTGTCCGCCCACCAGCACCCGGCCACGGCCCACTCACCCCGAGCGGGCGACTTCGGGGCAGGCTTCGTCGAGAG GTACATGAGGGAGTTTGGCTTCATCATCCCTGAGCGGCCAGTGGTGGTGGACGACGTGCGGGTGAGGGGCACTGGCCGCAGTGGCCTTCGCCTCGAGTACGTCCCGAAAGCCCAGAGTGGGCCTCCCCGGGTAGACAAG ACGACCCGTTGCTACTTCGAGGGGGGCTACCAGGAGACCCCCGTGTACCTGTTGGGCGAGCTGGGCGCTGGGCACAAGCTGCAGGGGCCCTGCCTCCTCATTGACAGCAACAG TACCATCCTGGTGGAGCCAGCCTGCCAGGCGGAGGTGACTGAGACTGGGGACATCCGCATCTCCGTGGGGGCTGAGGCGCCCGGCACGGTGGGTGCCCAGCTCGACCCCATCCACCTGTCCATATTCTCCCATCGCTTCATGGGCATTGCTG AGCAGATGGGCCGCATCCTGCAGCGCACGGCCATCTCCACCAACATCAAGGAGCGCCTGGACTTCTCCTGCGCCCTCTTTGGGCCCGACGGGGGGCTGGTCTCCAACGCCCCTCACATCCCTGTGCACCTGGGTGCCATGCAGGAGACGGTGCAGTTCCAG ATCCAGCACGTGGGGGCTGACCTCCATCCCGGCGACGTTCTGCTGAGCAACCACCCCTGCGCGGGGGGCAGCCACCTGCCAGACCTGACCGTCATCACACCG GTGTTTTGGCCGGGTCAGACGCGGCCTGTGTTCTACGTGGCCAGCCGTGGGCACCACGCGGACATTGGGGGCATCACACCGGGCTCCATGCCCCCCCACTCCACCACCCTGCAGCAGGAGGGCGCCATCTTTCTGTCCTTCAGACTCGTCCAGGCGGGTGTCTTCCAGGAGGAGG GGGTAACCGAAGCCCTGCGGGCACCAGGCAAGATTCCAGGCTGCAGCGGAACACGGAACCTGCACGACAACCTGTCAGATCTGCGTGCCCAGGTGGCAGCCAACCAGAAGGGCATCCAGCTGGTGGGCGAGCTCATTGGGCAGTACGGCCTGGAGGTGGTACAGGCCTACATGGGCCACATTCAGGTGGGCCGGGGGGAAGGAGCAAGCCGGCAGCTCTGTGCCTGCCCCAGGCAGGTGGACAGAGGTGGGGGACACCTGGCCCACCTGGAAGGTGGCGCAGCCGTTACTGAACATACTCTCCACCAGGCGAACGCTGAGCTAGCTGTGCGAGACATGCTTCGGGCCTTTGGAACCTcccggcaggcccagggcctGCCCCTGGAGGTGTCTGCAGAGGACCACATGGACGACGGTTCTCCCATCCGACTCCGAGTGCAGATCGACGTGAGTGAG GGTAGCGCGGTGTTTGATTTCAGCGGCACGGGGCCCGAGGTGTTCGGCAACCTCAACGCGCCTCGGGCCATCACACTGTCTGCGCTCATCTACTGCCTTCGCTGTCTGGTCGGCCGCGACATCCCACTCAACCAG GGCTGCCTGGCACCGGTGCATGTTGTGATCCCTAAGGGCTCCATCCTGGACCCGTCCCCAGAGGCGGCGGTGGTGGGCGGCAACGTGCTTACGTCGCAGCGGGTGGTGGACGTCATCCTGGGGGCCTTCGGGGCCTGCGCTGCTTCCCAG GGCTGCATGAAcaacgtgaccttgggcaacgcCCACATGGGCTACTATGAGACGGTGGCAGGCGGCGCGGGCGCAGGCCCCGGCTGGCATGGGCGCAGCGGTGTGCACAGCCACATGACCAACACACGGATCACCGACCCCGAGATCCTGGAGAGCAG GTACCCAGTTATCCTGCGCCGCTTTGAACTGAGACTGGGGTCTGGGGGGCGCGGCCGCTTCCGGGGCGGCGATGGTGTTATCCGCGAGCTGCTTTTTCGTGAGGAGGCGCTACTGTCAGTGCTGACCGAGCGCCGCGCCTTCCAGCCTTACGGCCTTATGG GGGGTGAGCCCGGAACTCGTGGCCTAAACCTACTGATCCGGAAGGGCGGCCGGACAGTGAATCTGGGTGGGAAGACCTCAGTGCTCGTGTCCCCGGGG GATGTGTTCTGTCTCCACACACCAGGCGGCGGGGGCTATGGGGACCCAGAGGACCCCGCCCCTCTGCCGGCGTCGCTCCTGCAGCCCCTAGCCTTCCCTGAGCGGGGCAGCGTCTATGAGTACCGCAGGGCCCAGGAGACTGTGTGA
- the OPLAH gene encoding 5-oxoprolinase isoform X7: MSLLSSYEGLQQEIQRLAQENQELRRLVQLIQENEELKLVLRNRGIGLSFCSSGLLAEVTASPRLPRRRTIKFRDAERVLPGLPAEESLLDSSPTTMGSPEERFHFAIDRGGTFTDVFAQCPGGHVRVLKLLSEDPANYVDAPTEGIRRILEQEGGMLLPRDRPLDTSRIASIRMGTTVATNALLERRGERVALLVTRGFRDLLHVGTQAREDLFDLAVPMPEMLYEEVLEVDERVVLYREEPGAGMPVKGRTGDLLEVQQPVDLGGLRGKLEGLLSRGIRSLAVVLMHSYTWAQHEQQVGALARELGFTHVSLSSEAMPMVRIVPRGHTACADAYLTPTIQRYVQGFRRGFQGQLKDVQVLFMRSDGGLAPMDSFSGSRAVLSGPAGGVVGYSATTYRVEGGHPVIGFDMGGTSTDVSRYAGEFEHVFEASTAGVTLQAPQLDINTVAAGGGSRLFFRSGLFVVGPESAGAHPGPACYRKGGPVTVTDANLVLGRLLPASFPRIFGPGEDQPLSPEASRKALEAVATEVNSFLTNGPCPASPLSLEEVAMGFVRVANEAMCRPIRVLTQARGHDPSAHVLACFGGAGGQHACAIARALGMDTVHIHRHSGLLSALGLALADVVHEAQEPCSLPYAPETFVQLDQRLSRLEEQCVDALRAQGFPRAQISTESFLHLRYQGTDCALMVSAHQHPATAHSPRAGDFGAGFVERYMREFGFIIPERPVVVDDVRVRGTGRSGLRLEYVPKAQSGPPRVDKTTRCYFEGGYQETPVYLLGELGAGHKLQGPCLLIDSNSTILVEPACQAEVTETGDIRISVGAEAPGTVGAQLDPIHLSIFSHRFMGIAEQMGRILQRTAISTNIKERLDFSCALFGPDGGLVSNAPHIPVHLGAMQETVQFQIQHVGADLHPGDVLLSNHPCAGGSHLPDLTVITPVFWPGQTRPVFYVASRGHHADIGGITPGSMPPHSTTLQQEGAIFLSFRLVQAGVFQEEGVTEALRAPGKIPGCSGTRNLHDNLSDLRAQVAANQKGIQLVGELIGQYGLEVVQAYMGHIQANAELAVRDMLRAFGTSRQAQGLPLEVSAEDHMDDGSPIRLRVQIDVSEGSAVFDFSGTGPEVFGNLNAPRAITLSALIYCLRCLVGRDIPLNQGCLAPVHVVIPKGSILDPSPEAAVVGGNVLTSQRVVDVILGAFGACAASQGCMNNVTLGNAHMGYYETVAGGAGAGPGWHGRSGVHSHMTNTRITDPEILESRYPVILRRFELRLGSGGRGRFRGGDGVIRELLFREEALLSVLTERRAFQPYGLMGGEPGTRGLNLLIRKGGRTVNLGGKTSVLVSPGDVFCLHTPGGGGYGDPEDPAPLPASLLQPLAFPERGSVYEYRRAQETV; the protein is encoded by the exons ATGTCCCTCCTCAGCAGCTACGAGGGCCTGCAGCAGGAGATCCAGCGGCTGGCACAGGAGAACCAAGAGCTGCGGCGGCTCGTGCAGCTCATCCAGGAGAACGAGGAGCTGAAGCTGGTGCTCAGGAACCGGGGCATCGGCCTGAGCTTCTGCAGCTCCGGGCTCCTGGCCGAGGTGACcgccagcccccgcctgccccggcgcaGAACCATCAAGTTCAGGGATGCTGAAAGAG TGCTCCCAGGACTGCCGGCTGAAGAGTCGCTGCTGGACTCCAGCCCCACCACCATGGGCAGCCCGGAGGAGCGCTTCCACTTTGCCATTGACCGCGGAGGCACCTTCACAGATGTCTTTGCCCAGTGCCCAGGGGGGCACGTGAGGGTCTTAAAGCTGCTCTCAGAAGACCCCGCCAACTATGTGGACGCACCCACCGAGGGCATCCGCCGCATCCTGGAGCAG GAGGGGGGCATGCTGTTGCCGCGGGACCGGCCGCTGGACACCAGTCGCATCGCCAGCATCCGCATGGGCACCACGGTAGCTACCAACGCGCTGCTGGAACGGCGCGGGGAGCGGGTGGCACTGCTGGTGACTCGCGGCTTCCGAGACCTGCTGCATGTAGGCACCCAGGCCCGTGAAGACCTCTTTGACCTG GCCGTGCCCATGCCCGAGATGCTGTACGAGGAGGTGCTGGAAGTGGACGAGCGTGTGGTGCTGTATCGAGAGGAGCCAGGTGCTGGGATGCCCGTGAAAG GCCGCACAGGGGACCTGCTGGAGGTGCAGCAGCCTGTGGACCTGGGGGGCCTGCGAGGGAAGCTGGAGGGGCTCCTGTCTCGAGGCATCCGCAGCCTGGCCGTGGTGCTCATGCACTCATACAC GTGGGCCCAGCACGAGCAGCAGGTGGGCGCCCTGGCCCGCGAGCTGGGCTTCACACACGTGTCACTGTCCTCGGAGGCCATGCCCATGGTGCGCATCGTGCCCCGGGGGCACACTGCCTGCGCCGACGCCTACCTCACACCCACCATCCAGCGCTACGTGCAGGGCTTCCGCCGTGGCTTCCAGGGTCAGCTCAAG GACGTGCAGGTGCTGTTCATGCGCTCCGATGGTGGCCTGGCGCCCATGGACTCCTTCAGTGGCTCCCGCGCTGTGCTCTCGGGCCCTGCTGGGGGCGTGGTTGGGTACTCAGCCACCACCTACCGGGTGGAGGGTGGCCATCCTGTCATCGGCTTTGACATGGGAG GCACGTCTACCGACGTGAGCCGCTATGCTGGCGAATTTGAACACGTCTTCGAGGCCAGCACAGCTGGTGTCACTCTCCAGGCCCCCCAGCTGGACATCAACACCGTGGCAGCTGGTGGGGGCTCCCGCCTCTTCTTCAG GTCAGGCCTCTTCGTGGTGGGGCCAGAGTCTGCAGGAGCCCACCCTGGCCCCGCCTGCTACCGCAAAG GAGGCCCTGTGACCGTGACGGATGCTAATCTGGTCCTGGGTCGCCTGCTGCCTGCCTCCTTCCCCCGCATTTTTGGGCCGGGAGAGGACCAGCCACTGTCCCCGGAGGCGTCCCGAAAGGCCCTGGAGGCTGTAGCCACTGAGGTCAACAGCTTCCTGACCAACGGGCCTTGTCCGGCCTCCCCACTgagcctggaggaggtggccaTGGGGTTTGTGCGTGTGGCCAACGAGGCCATGTGCCGGCCCATCCGTGTGCTCACGCAG GCGCGAGGCCACGACCCCTCGGCCCACGTGCTGGCTTGCTTTGGGGGAGCTGGTGGGCAGCATGCTTGCGCCATCGCCCGGGCCCTGGGCATGGACACCGTGCACATTCATAG GCATAGTGGGCTGCTGTCAGCACTGGGGCTGGCCCTGGCAGACGTGGTACACGAGGCACAGgagccctgctccctgccctaCGCGCCCGAGACCTTTGTGCAGCTGGACCAGAGGCTGAGCCGCCTGGAGGAGCAGTGCGTGGATGCCTTGCGGGCCCAGGGCTTCCCCAG GGCTCAGATCAGCACCGAGAGCTTCCTGCACCTGCGCTACCAGGGCACGGACTGCGCCCTGATGGTGTCCGCCCACCAGCACCCGGCCACGGCCCACTCACCCCGAGCGGGCGACTTCGGGGCAGGCTTCGTCGAGAG GTACATGAGGGAGTTTGGCTTCATCATCCCTGAGCGGCCAGTGGTGGTGGACGACGTGCGGGTGAGGGGCACTGGCCGCAGTGGCCTTCGCCTCGAGTACGTCCCGAAAGCCCAGAGTGGGCCTCCCCGGGTAGACAAG ACGACCCGTTGCTACTTCGAGGGGGGCTACCAGGAGACCCCCGTGTACCTGTTGGGCGAGCTGGGCGCTGGGCACAAGCTGCAGGGGCCCTGCCTCCTCATTGACAGCAACAG TACCATCCTGGTGGAGCCAGCCTGCCAGGCGGAGGTGACTGAGACTGGGGACATCCGCATCTCCGTGGGGGCTGAGGCGCCCGGCACGGTGGGTGCCCAGCTCGACCCCATCCACCTGTCCATATTCTCCCATCGCTTCATGGGCATTGCTG AGCAGATGGGCCGCATCCTGCAGCGCACGGCCATCTCCACCAACATCAAGGAGCGCCTGGACTTCTCCTGCGCCCTCTTTGGGCCCGACGGGGGGCTGGTCTCCAACGCCCCTCACATCCCTGTGCACCTGGGTGCCATGCAGGAGACGGTGCAGTTCCAG ATCCAGCACGTGGGGGCTGACCTCCATCCCGGCGACGTTCTGCTGAGCAACCACCCCTGCGCGGGGGGCAGCCACCTGCCAGACCTGACCGTCATCACACCG GTGTTTTGGCCGGGTCAGACGCGGCCTGTGTTCTACGTGGCCAGCCGTGGGCACCACGCGGACATTGGGGGCATCACACCGGGCTCCATGCCCCCCCACTCCACCACCCTGCAGCAGGAGGGCGCCATCTTTCTGTCCTTCAGACTCGTCCAGGCGGGTGTCTTCCAGGAGGAGG GGGTAACCGAAGCCCTGCGGGCACCAGGCAAGATTCCAGGCTGCAGCGGAACACGGAACCTGCACGACAACCTGTCAGATCTGCGTGCCCAGGTGGCAGCCAACCAGAAGGGCATCCAGCTGGTGGGCGAGCTCATTGGGCAGTACGGCCTGGAGGTGGTACAGGCCTACATGGGCCACATTCAG GCGAACGCTGAGCTAGCTGTGCGAGACATGCTTCGGGCCTTTGGAACCTcccggcaggcccagggcctGCCCCTGGAGGTGTCTGCAGAGGACCACATGGACGACGGTTCTCCCATCCGACTCCGAGTGCAGATCGACGTGAGTGAG GGTAGCGCGGTGTTTGATTTCAGCGGCACGGGGCCCGAGGTGTTCGGCAACCTCAACGCGCCTCGGGCCATCACACTGTCTGCGCTCATCTACTGCCTTCGCTGTCTGGTCGGCCGCGACATCCCACTCAACCAG GGCTGCCTGGCACCGGTGCATGTTGTGATCCCTAAGGGCTCCATCCTGGACCCGTCCCCAGAGGCGGCGGTGGTGGGCGGCAACGTGCTTACGTCGCAGCGGGTGGTGGACGTCATCCTGGGGGCCTTCGGGGCCTGCGCTGCTTCCCAG GGCTGCATGAAcaacgtgaccttgggcaacgcCCACATGGGCTACTATGAGACGGTGGCAGGCGGCGCGGGCGCAGGCCCCGGCTGGCATGGGCGCAGCGGTGTGCACAGCCACATGACCAACACACGGATCACCGACCCCGAGATCCTGGAGAGCAG GTACCCAGTTATCCTGCGCCGCTTTGAACTGAGACTGGGGTCTGGGGGGCGCGGCCGCTTCCGGGGCGGCGATGGTGTTATCCGCGAGCTGCTTTTTCGTGAGGAGGCGCTACTGTCAGTGCTGACCGAGCGCCGCGCCTTCCAGCCTTACGGCCTTATGG GGGGTGAGCCCGGAACTCGTGGCCTAAACCTACTGATCCGGAAGGGCGGCCGGACAGTGAATCTGGGTGGGAAGACCTCAGTGCTCGTGTCCCCGGGG GATGTGTTCTGTCTCCACACACCAGGCGGCGGGGGCTATGGGGACCCAGAGGACCCCGCCCCTCTGCCGGCGTCGCTCCTGCAGCCCCTAGCCTTCCCTGAGCGGGGCAGCGTCTATGAGTACCGCAGGGCCCAGGAGACTGTGTGA